The Rhizobium favelukesii sequence AAGGCCCCAAAATCGGTGAAATGGTATTGCAACGTTAATGTCGGTGGTAGCAGCCAAGTCTCGCCGACCTCACCTAAACCGGCAATTGAGCCGCCACCGCGAACCTTGGCATAGGTCGTGCCCAAGATGAGCTCAGCCGCGATATTGTCATTGAAGAAATAGGAGATGTCGAATTCTGGGAAGACCGTGTCAGAGTAAGAGAGGTCGGAGCCTGCTAATCGATCAACGCGGCCAGAGTCGCTTGTGATAGCGCCAAGCGCGCGCAGGCGCAGCTGCCAAGGGCTGGGGCTGGCTGCAATCGCGGGCGCATAGGGTACGCTGTCTAAGTCGGACGCCTCAGCCACAAAAGCCGTAGCGACAGTCCCTGCGACGATAATGGCGTAGGCGGTTTTGATGATCGTCATTTTTGTCTCCGTTTGGTAATCGTCCACGAGCTGCGTCGATAGCGAAAGTACAACTTGTATTTGGGATAGCGGTTGAGAGTGTGAGCAGCCGGAGGCTAGTAGTACTCGGCCGCTAATCCGTCGCAGGCATGCTTACTGGCCTCATTCATTGTTCCTAGGTCCACATTCATA is a genomic window containing:
- a CDS encoding OmpW/AlkL family protein, encoding MTIIKTAYAIIVAGTVATAFVAEASDLDSVPYAPAIAASPSPWQLRLRALGAITSDSGRVDRLAGSDLSYSDTVFPEFDISYFFNDNIAAELILGTTYAKVRGGGSIAGLGEVGETWLLPPTLTLQYHFTDFGAFRPYVGAGVNYTNFYKQSGKTAERLHVNNAFGVALQVGFDYMIDSHWGLNVDAKKIFLRPDFEATVGGNEVTGKARIDPVLIGAGITYRF